A genome region from Triticum aestivum cultivar Chinese Spring chromosome 2B, IWGSC CS RefSeq v2.1, whole genome shotgun sequence includes the following:
- the LOC123047579 gene encoding NADH-ubiquinone oxidoreductase chain 5-like, whose protein sequence is MSEDPHSPRFMCYLSIFTFFMLMLVTGDNFLQLFLGWEGVGLASYLLIHFWFTRLQADKAAIKAMLVNRVGDFGLALGIFGCFTLFQTVDFSTIFACASAPRNEWIFCNMRLNAITLICILLFIGAVGKSAQIGLHTWLPDAMEGPTPVSALIHAATMVTAGVFMIARCSPLFEYSPTALIVITFAGAMTSFLAATTGILQNDLKRVIAYSTCSQLGYMIFACGISNYSVSVFHLMNHAFFKALLFLSAGSVIHAMSDEQDMRKMGGLASSFPLTYAMMLMGSLSLIGFPFLTGFYSKDVILELAYTKYTISGNFAFWLGSVSVLFTSYYSFRLLFLTFLVPTNSFGRDRLRCHDAPIPMAIPLILLALRSLFVGYLAKV, encoded by the exons ATGTCTGAGGATCCGCATAGCCCTCGATTTATGTGTTATTTATCCATTTTTACTTTTTTTATGCTAATGTTGGTGACTGGAGATAACTTTCTTCAATTATTCCTGGGATGGGAGGGAGTAGGTCTTGCTTCATATTTGTTAATTCATTTCTGGTTTACACGACTTCAGGCGGATAAAGCTGCTATAAAAGCTATGCTTGTCAATCGAGTAGGTGATTTTGGATTAGCTCTTGGGATTTTTGGTTGTTTTACTCTCTTTCAAACAGTAGACTTTTCAACCATTTTTGCTTGTGCTAGTGCTCCCAGAAATGAATGGATTTTTTGCAATATGAGATTGAATGCCATAACTCTGATTTGTATTTTACTTTTTATTGGTGCTGTTGGGAAATCTGCACAGATAGGATTGCATACTTGGTTACCCGATGCAATGGAGGGTCCCACTCCAGTATCTGCTTTGATTCATGCAGCTACTATGGTCACTGCTGGCGTTTTCATGATAGCAAGGTGCTCCCCTTTATTTGAATACTCACCTACGGCTTTGATTGTTATTACTTTTGCAGGAGCTATGACGTCATTCCTTGCGGCAACCACTGGAATATTACAGAACGATCTAAAGAGGGTCATAGCTTATTCAACTTGCAGTCAATTAGGCTATATGATCTTTGCTTGCGGCATCTCTAACTATTCGGTTAGCGTCTTTCACTTAATGAATCACGCGTTTTTCAAAGCATTACTCTTCCTGAGTGCGGGTTCGGTGATTCATGCCATGTCGGATGAGCAAGATATGCGGAAGATGGGGGGGCTTGCCTCCTCCTTTCCTTTGACCTATGCCATGATGCTCATGGGCAGCTTATCTCTTATTGGATTTCCTTTTCTAACAGGATTTTATTCTAAAGATGTGATCTTAGAGCTCGCTTACACAAAGTATACCATCAGTGGGAACTTTGCTTTCTGGTTGGGAAGTGTCTCTGTCCTTTTCACTTCTTATTACTCCTTTCGTTTACTATTTCTAACATTTCTAGTACCAACTAATTCATTCGGGCGAGACAGATTACGATGTCATGATGCGCCCATTCCTATGGCCATTCCTTTAATACTTTTGGCTCTCCGGAGTCTCTTTGTAGGATACTTGGCCAAAGT ATGA